The Brassica napus cultivar Da-Ae chromosome C7, Da-Ae, whole genome shotgun sequence genome has a segment encoding these proteins:
- the LOC111207741 gene encoding transcription factor MYB102 yields the protein MGRSPCCEKNGLKKGPWTSEEDQKLIEYIQKHGYGNWRTLPNNAGLQRCGKSCRLRWTNYLRPDIKRGRFSFEEEETIIKLHSFLGNKWSAIAARLPGRTDNEIKNFWNTHIRKKLIRMGIDPVTHSPRLDLLDISTILASSLYNSSSHESHHVNMSTLMMDAHRQQQQYPLVNPEILKLATSLFSQNQTQNYMVDHDSSTHENHTGYHNDVNQTGVNQYQTDHQELQSCLPPFPNEAQFNNMDHRFNGFGEHTLVSTSNTLVQDCNIPTFNDYESSSFVLDPSYSDQSFNFTNSVLNTPSSSPTTLNSCSTTYINSTSCTTEDEMESYCNNLMKFDIPDFLDICGVII from the exons ATGGGACGATCACCTTGTTGCGAGAAGAACGGACTCAAGAAAGGGCCATGGACTTCAGAGGAAGACCAGAAGCTTATCGAGTATATCCAGAAACATGGATATGGTAACTGGAGAACCCTCCCCAATAATGCTG GTTTGCAGAGATGTGGCAAGAGTTGCCGATTACGGTGGACTAACTATCTCCGACCAGATATAAAGCGAGGAAGATTCTccttcgaagaagaagaaacaattaTTAAGCTTCATAGTTTCTTAGGAAACAA atggTCTGCGATTGCGGCACGTTTGCCCGGAAGAACTGATAACGAGATCAAGAACTTTTGGAACACACATATAAGAAAGAAGTTGATTAGAATGGGAATCGATCCTGTGACTCACAGTCCGCGACTCGATCTCCTCGACATCTCAACCATCTTAGCATCATCTCTATACAATTCCTCTTCACATGAATCACATCATGTTAACATGTCAACACTCATGATGGATGCTCATCGTCAGCAGCAACAATATCCATTGGTTAACCCCGAAATACTCAAGCTCGCtacttctctcttctctcaaaaCCAAACCCAAAACTACATGGTGGATCATGACTCGAGCACCCACGAGAACCATACGGGTTATCATAATGACGTTAACCAAACCGGAGTAAATCAATACCAAACCGACCATCAAGAACTCCAGTCTTGCTTGCCCCCATTCCCCAATGAAGCTCAGTTTAATAACATGGACCATCGGTTCAATGGTTTCGGAGAACATACTCTCGTTTCAACCTCGAATACGTTGGTCCAAGATTGCAATATTCCAACGTTTAACGATTATGAAAGCTCTAGTTTTGTACTAGATCCTTCTTATTCAGATCAAAGTTTCAACTTCACTAATTCGGTCTTGAACACACCATCCTCAAGCCCCACTACGTTAAACTCATGCTCCACAACTTACATCAACAGTACCAGTTGCACCACTGAGGATGAAATGGAAAGCTATTGCAATAATCTCATGAAGTTTGATATTCCAGATTTTTTGGACATTTGTGGTGTTATCATATGA